AAGGTCAAAACACCCAAACCTATTGAATGGTTTATAACGCACAAATTCTTTATCTTTTTTATATGGGGATGCGCGGCGGCTGCTGCAAGCCTTCTTCTTTACTGGGCAAAGCCTCATTTTATGGAGGGCGTTGATCTCAAGGCAATAGATGCAAAATTCAAATTCAAGATAAAGACTGCAATTAAACCAACTGATGAAGTCATTATTGTTGCAATAGATGAAAAGAGCATAAATGAACTCGGCAGATGGCCTTGGACCCGCACCACAATTGCAAGACTCATTGAAAAACTCTCTCCTGCAAAGGTTGCTGCGCTTGATATAGTCTTTTCAGAGCCTGAAGAAAAATCCCGCGACGAAGCGCTTGCAAGTTCTATTAAAAAGGCAGGGAATGTTGTTTTGGGATTTTTTTTTAGAGAGGATGCCACGCAGGAACCATCTCCGGAAACATTAGATGACCTCAAACGTTCAAAGATAAATCTTATAAAATCCCTTGGCCATGTTACATCTATCCCTGTGCCTGAAATCGCGGGGCTTGAGGCAAACATCCATCAAATCGCAGAAAAGTCATATAGTTCTGCTGCCTTTAACATCTTTCCAGACAGCGACGGCATTGTCCGAAGTTCTCAACTCCTTTTTTTATATCAGGGAGAAATCTATCCTTCGCTTGTGGTTGGCGCATTAAAAAAATATTTTGGCGCAGAGCCGATTTTAGAAATTGCAAATTACGGCGTTCACAGCCTTATTGTCGGCGATAGGGATATACCTGTTGATGAAACAGGGAGCCTTTTAATAAATTATTATGGCAAGGGCGGGACATTTAAGAGGTATTCCGCATCCGATGTCCTGTCCGGCAGGGTCGGCATAAATGAGA
This is a stretch of genomic DNA from Nitrospirota bacterium. It encodes these proteins:
- a CDS encoding CHASE2 domain-containing protein, translating into MKVKTPKPIEWFITHKFFIFFIWGCAAAAASLLLYWAKPHFMEGVDLKAIDAKFKFKIKTAIKPTDEVIIVAIDEKSINELGRWPWTRTTIARLIEKLSPAKVAALDIVFSEPEEKSRDEALASSIKKAGNVVLGFFFREDATQEPSPETLDDLKRSKINLIKSLGHVTSIPVPEIAGLEANIHQIAEKSYSSAAFNIFPDSDGIVRSSQLLFLYQGEIYPSLVVGALKKYFGAEPILEIANYGVHSLIVGDRDIPVDETGSLLINYYGKGGTFKRYSASDVLSGRVGINEIKDKVVFVGATETGIYDMRATPVDAIFPGVEIHATVAADILQNRYLIKDNRVVAFDTAVIILLPIFLMAAIGSVNRTFISL